In Rhipicephalus microplus isolate Deutch F79 chromosome 7, USDA_Rmic, whole genome shotgun sequence, one genomic interval encodes:
- the LOC119180026 gene encoding uncharacterized protein LOC119180026 isoform X2: MTLTEGSRKRPHPCNDESCEFMPISKKINNLRIRVNSHDTVDEDTSSSGGSCPDHAPLASMLSNGVDNPHYGAINRLLYEAHLQRQQRLLSASHQRHPEHCPGPSRL; the protein is encoded by the exons CCGCAAGCGTCCCCACCCATGCAACGACGAGAGCTGCGAATTTATGCCCATCTCAAAGAAGATAAACAACCTCAGGATAAG GGTCAACTCCCATGACACGGTGGACGAAGAT ACAAGCTCTTCGGGCGGCTCCTGTCCTGACCATGCGCCACTGGCATCCATGCTCTCCAACGGCGTCGACAACCCCCACTATGGAGCCATCAACCGGCTTCTCTACGAGGCACACTTGCAGAGGCAGCAGCGACTGCTCAGtgcctcccatcagcgacacccAGAGCACTGTCCCGGTCCGAGCCGACTGTGA